A single window of Paroedura picta isolate Pp20150507F chromosome 8, Ppicta_v3.0, whole genome shotgun sequence DNA harbors:
- the FAM43A gene encoding protein FAM43A, which translates to MRGRPGLRRAPPGEEPPPPPPPPESRRGPLAPSGGEAMLPWKRHKFELLAAAAEAEEEAEEAPQQQQPPPGGKGAGAGGLPCSSSSTAAALGSLSRVGQLFRGKRQKFRVSREAPTYTVLYLGNATTLQAKGEGCTDAAVGRIWAKSEAGRLGAKMKLTIGPQGLRLAPDAANGGGAARPGHLYLLHRVTYCVADPRLPRLFAWVYRHEVKHKAVLLRCHAVLVSKAEKARAMALLLYQTSAAALAEFRRLKRRADARRQQLQHAGPAADAALPLLPLRRLLLLHGPAACYKPPVERSRGAPKLGSITEDALGEELEERAARHGPRPPDDQDEEEDDDEEDELLSDGRPDGAPSLGLLISRLGQLAIGNDPALLRADLRVTRLLSGESTGSESSVESNGPDGGSPPQPDDGHDNPEPDTG; encoded by the coding sequence ATGCGCGGGCGGCCGGGGCTGCGGCGGGCGCCTCCCGGtgaagagccgccgccgccgccgccgccgccggagtcGCGTCGCGGACCACTGGCGCCGTCGGGCGGCGAGGCGATGCTGCCCTGGAAGAGGCACAAGTTCGAGCTGCTGGCTGCGGCCGccgaggcggaggaggaggcggaggaggcgccgcagcagcagcagccgccgccaggAGGCAAGggcgcgggggcgggggggctgccctgctcgtCTTCGTCGACGGCGGCGGCGCTGGGCTCGCTCAGCCGGGTGGGCCAGCTGTTCCGCGGCAAGCGGCAGAAGTTCCGCGTGAGTCGCGAGGCGCCCACCTACACGGTGCTGTACCTGGGCAACGCCACCACGCTGCAGGCCAAGGGCGAGGGCTGCACCGACGCCGCCGTGGGGCGCATCTGGGCCAAGAGCGAGGCCGGCCGGCTGGGCGCCAAGATGAAGCTGACCATCGGGCCGCAGGGCCTGCGCCTGGCCCCCGACGCCGCCAACGGGGGGGGCGCCGCCCGGCCGGGCCACCTCTACCTGCTGCACCGCGTCACCTACTGCGTGGCCGACCCGCGCCTGCCGCGCCTCTTCGCCTGGGTCTACCGGCACGAGGTGAAGCACAAGGCCGTGCTTCTGCGCTGCCACGCCGTCCTGGTCTCCAAGGCCGAGAAGGCCCGCGCCATGGCGCTGCTCCTCTACCAGACGTCGGCCGCCGCCCTGGCCGAGTTCCGCCGCCTCAAGCGCCGCGCCGACGCCCGCCGCCAGCAGCTCCAGCACGCCGGGCCCGCCGCCGACGCCgccctgccgctgctgccgctccGCCGCCTGCTGCTCCTGCACGGGCCCGCCGCCTGCTACAAGCCGCCCGTCGAGCGTAGCCGCGGCGCGCCCAAGCTCGGCTCCATCACCGAGGACGCGCTGGGCGAGGAGCTGGAGGAGCGCGCCGCCCGCCACGGCCCCCGGCCCCCGGACGACCAGGACGAGGAAGAGGACGACGACGAAGAGGACGAGCTCCTGTCCGACGGCCGGCCTGACGGCGCGCCCAGCCTGGGCCTGCTCATCAGCCGCCTCGGCCAGCTGGCCATCGGCAACGACCCAGCCCTGCTGCGCGCCGACCTCCGCGTCACCCGCCTCCTCTCCGGCGAGAGCACCGGCAGCGAGTCCTCCGTCGAGAGCAACGGCCCCGACGGCGGCTCTCCGCCGCAGCCCGACGACGGCCACGACAACCCCGAGCCAGACACTGGCTGA